The Nicotiana tomentosiformis chromosome 2, ASM39032v3, whole genome shotgun sequence genome includes the window ccaggccgttgatgttcgtccttcacttgttgacaatttggacaccttgccacaaagtctgccacattccttttcatgtcattccaccaatagatttcCCTGAGGTCGTgctacatctttgtagaacctggatgcacggaatacctagaagcgtgagcctcggtcatgattctttcccgaagaccatctacattcgggacacatagtcgcccttggtaccttagtgtaccatcatttcCAAGAGTAAAATCCATAGTATtttgtttatgaatcccctccttcagctgtaccaacaatggatcattgtattgcttcccTTTGAcctccacaacaagtgatgattcggccctattttgcacaactaCCCCTCCTTtattagagtccgtaagacgaactcccaaactagccaatcgatggacttccttggccagtggcctttgatatacctccaagtgtgctaaactacccatagatttccggctaagagcatcctgTTTATACCCAAtatttccctcatattttctaaaaatgcatatatactttcaacatggcatatttgcatcatcatttaatttacaaacctatacaagtattttctataatttttcataatttttaaagctctaaatcaATTCCTTTctacatttttattatataaatatttagtaattatccCTTCAAATTATGTTGTGATGACTAAATCATCCTAATTTATTGtttacacccacatatatattttataatattttttactttacttcacataattacatttgtatttttaagctctttacataattttgcaataatagcatatatgctatgcataattacaattattacattattcaagctaaaatagaatttttatattttttgcaatattaagttattattttcaatcattttattgcataattaatattttattacttattatttatttttatttaaataatttcatgtatttaatttatagcccaaATTTAGAGCCAATTCCAAACCAATTCAATAGCCCAAATACCCACACCTCAGCCCAATAACGCCCTagcccaaaccaaacgaccctcTTTAAACTAATCCGGTCACAACCTATTGGACGACCCATCCCGCCTATTTCTTGATCCCGACCGTtgtctctcaagatcaacggtcTACAATCACCCTAACCTTTTAATTAGCCAACCCTCCGAAACCCTAACCCATTTCCTCTAACTCGCCGCCCCTAAACTCTCtcatctctcttcttctctgTTAAACCCTAGTCGTCGTAACCCTAACCTTCTCCGATTCTGATTCAAACATGGATATAatccatgatctacttacctattttgtgatACTCTATCATTATACGCATGTTTATGGTATTGCTTAGTTCTTGCCttatttttggcaagaactactTCTCAAGAACGGACCAATTTACTTTGATTCTGTGAAGATCTGGACGATCTTTCGTCTATATGCATGTTATATTGAATGATTCTTGCATTATTGGTTCGATTCAAGTCGTCAGttccaactagggtttgagactttcttattttttctttactgattttcgattgattGATACTTTTCCTTTTCCGTGTTTCACTATTCTTTACCTTATTTCTGTTTAATCTGCCATGTTTCCCTATTTTCTACTTTATTTTGCCCTAAACCTGACTCTAAATGAttttttgtatgatatttttcttattctctGTTTAATCTTttttattcctttatttttagtattatttgcaTGGTAGTTGCTATTTCCTGTTGATTTACTGAACCTCTTTGTTCACGCCCTAATAAATTATTCTAATTGATTATAgtatatctttccttatttgtgtttgaatAATTTATTTTCCATGTTTACTTGGTTGATTTCTAcattatataaacccctcccctaaaaCCCCTTGAACAGACCGGGGAATCTCCTAATCACTGCTATTATTCTCATTGTTCTCCTCTTTCACTTACTCATTCACTTTGTTACACTCGAATATTCTGTGAAATTctgggccggctgaaagccaaggccattaaaCGACCTTCTTCGgtacaagcactgctcggagcccttctcgaggctcttgtgaactctgaagcatcggagaTCTGAGATTCTTGCTATTAAGCTCTTTACTATTCTTCTGTTCATATAATttttgctactggttagtgctTTAACCCATGCAatgttaattttctttctttccttctgcATACTTATTGTGTTTGAATTATATGAATATGATTTAGTTTGTGAATCCCTGATATAGCACAATTATGATAATGCTTAATACTCTTTTTCATCCTATGATAGTTGAATGCATGAGACAGTTTACTGCTTTGTCCTTAGTTTGTGTTAGGCTGGTCTGCCCTTCTATGTTGGTTCTTTGTTTTCTTCTGGAATCAGTTCTATACCTCTAGCATCTGAATACGTTTTCAGTTTTGAGTTTCAATGCGTGCCTATTTTGATCTAAATATGACTGTTGTGACTATATATTGTTAGTGATAGAGTTACTTCATACCTTGCTTTGGATACTACTACAACTCTATTGAAATCTCCCTTTATGAATCATTTAGTGCTGAGTTTTCTGTCTGATTGACTGTTCTTTTGTACTAGCCACAACTATTTAGAACACTGCTTTAAGGTTTATTCTAAACATGTTTTCCTTGCTATCCTGATCCCTATCATCACTTAGTATGTTAAGATAAACATTCATTTCTGCCTCAACTATGATCTTGCTCCCATGCTAATATGTTTTTCTAGTCCGTTTTTGTTCATTTAATGTCTTGCCTCTTTCAGTGTTTATCACAATGTCTAAATACTGATTAGTATGACCCTAAGATGCATGCTTAGCTTAATCCAAACCTCTTAGGTCTCAATTGGTTTAATGTCATGaatgataatctatgtatatcttgcaaacttgttgcttccccaatttctttcaatatgagacTATCTATGTGTTGCTTTGCTGTCTTGCTGAACCTGATGGCCTGCTTGATTAGTTGCTCTGTATGCTTAACATGGTATAGTACTTAATTTCTGTCCCTCTATCACTGTCCACTCTCATTATTTTCTACTCATACTATTCtgaattctcattcttagccggctgaaagccaaggctatctaggttctGTTGTCGACCTCCCTAGTGTAAGCATTGCTCGAGGTCTAATTGAGACTCTTGTGAACTCTAACatactagggcttggtcctagtcATCCTATCAACCTCCAAAACTGTCCCTAGTACTGTATTTCCCTGTCATGAATTGTATATCTATATTGGTTTGCTcaagtggtgcaacacttggtgaTGTAGCTCATTAAATTGGTATGGACTCTTCTATGGACCCATGATCATGTATTGAAcgtggctctttgttgaaggcccagtAAGGCTGGGTAATTTTTTTTTAGCCTACTGTGGGCCTATTCACTGTTATGTAACATTGttactttactcattattgggcctgtaataatctttgtataaacaattggggttgttagtaaaaggggatggggtagattttaatattcaTATGAGATGGGTAAATAACATACCTATAGGACTTAATGatgtgtttgctatatgtgtcGTTCACTCTCTATGTACACTATTAGAAATCAAGCCATTAGGAaaatcacacactcacacaacttgtATGCTATCAAAGCATAAGTTCTTTATTTATTCCCATACCTACTGCTATGTGTcgctagacaacatgcctataggaaataaatgCCAATAACTGTCTTTCAATTTGCATAACTGCACCATGTTTATTAAATAtcttgcctataggattttaattatttaattcgcttttgcacctagaaaacatgcctatatgagctaaatataaaaaaatcGGTTTCAATCGCCAAtctttagaaatcctgcctatagggtattactACTCACTCTAAAGTGTTGCTACTGGACTCTTCAAACGCTGTTTATTACTTAGCCACGCCACTATTAGAAAGTATGAGTAATCCTGAGCATTTCCAATAATTTTTACCGTCCCTTACTGTGTAAACcacttagagatcatgcctataggttttatTAACTTATAATTTGTAATATCAATAAACAACTTAGCAGTATCAGATACTCTCAAACTAGTAATTTAGAAATCATAGGTCTAAAGTGGCGCCCTGTATCTGAAACTGCTTGCATATTTGGATCAGATCATATAAAACCATGTCTATAGAGTTTAATGACTTCAATCTTCCTTAATTCTGAAACTGTCTAATGCCTAACGTAGAAATGtatttgcgtgcatttgttgtctaattgcataggctaacttgagcctttaactgTCCTTAAGTGCGGTCCAATTTGTTTTaaattgtcgcctagttttgatattttctgagcagcctaagtgaagtctagaactacccaaaatagaggtccaatgcctcctggaccataggtatgggacgggtagtgcacgcataaggtacgacttataattgaactagtgcgctttaggtaataacttaaagatagtaatcgggtagtaggagataatagtctatgcccgctgaataatatgagtaacaccccatcttgagggagttacgaactattatttatattgcacgggatgatcctttaggctaaaaaatataGGACCCCCCATCTTATTCCCCTTTTACATTTGAATCAAGTGTTTGTATTTCCTCAAAGCCTTTTAACAATAAAATTTGTCaaacttctttctttctctgtcTTTATTTATCcaactaattcatataattcaagttcagccgggacccacagttgtggacctcgaagagtgcctgacaccttctcttcgaggtaatttcgagcccttacccgatctctgGTGATTCAAACTTGTCAAACCTGAGTCATATGCAAAAAGGTGCCCTAACGCATCTTAaacgttaggtggcgactctccttttttaatacctccttaaaagagttgtcacatgtcgaaacctgatttcgcgagaaaaaggggcgcgacacaATGACGACTCTGCTAGGGAtatacacttaggctcttaccataatgaacttggcttatgtggattagttttTATA containing:
- the LOC138905879 gene encoding uncharacterized protein, with amino-acid sequence MGSLAHLEVYQRPLAKEVHRLASLGVRLTDSNKGGVVVQNRAESSLVVEVKGKQYNDPLLVQLKEGIHKQNTMDFTLGNDGTLRYQGRLCVPNVDGLRERIMTEAHASRLCGKVSKLSTSEGRTSTAWWAGTERRNSNVEVGDD